One region of Anolis carolinensis isolate JA03-04 unplaced genomic scaffold, rAnoCar3.1.pri scaffold_23, whole genome shotgun sequence genomic DNA includes:
- the LOC134294808 gene encoding germ cell nuclear acidic protein-like isoform X1, translating into MAEKAPFPGWASDEEDQAFELFLTRIKNARAPRSGSKTPSSARRVKEPKEDFLSYLADKYGSAQRGPRPLSAAGTPGMPWKKRAPRSVSLPPPLTFSDSDDDQVFVDFTPRNPCQPQRSGLQQGGWRKGPSASSLEDRVPHRQSPDSSSNEEEEEDKGGSGRGNASGAPGAAAHSWRTAMSARSGSGSSDEEIGSLATRIKQRMLLSSEKSGLRTPGTSGERPSPAHPCPSVKREQPRPLGPCPSTPPAGPPQGRVLANITQRHRTPPARGGSCRVQGCFLQELSDPETQHCKRFRSLKEELARSLYALYNTSVFEQKLPESMEILWNKKMRKTAGCCVTGRRKGPPEQRYARIMLSEKVCDSADRLRDTLIHELCHAATWLLHGVRDGHGRFWSLYAKKAATVHPELPVVERCHNYEINYKFTYECSRCGNTIGRHSKSLDTQRFVCALCRGPLALCQPTRKDGTPAARALTPFAKFVKENYGSAKRSQQGLSHADVMKKLSADFASSRERALNF; encoded by the exons ATGGCGGAGAAGGCCCCGTTCCCTGGCTGGGCCAGCGACGAGGAAGACCAGGCCTTCGAGCTGT tcCTGACCCGGATCAAGAACGCGAGGGCGCCCCGCAGCGGAAGCAAAACCCCCAGCAGCGCCCGGAG AGTGAAGGAGCCCAAGGAGGATTTCCTCAGTTACCTTGCTGACAAGTACGGATCCGCCCAAAGAG GACCAAGGCCTCTCTCTGCAGCAGGCACGCCGGGAATGCcctggaagaagagggccccTCGCTCCGTGTCGCTCCCGCCTCCGCTCACCTTCAGCGACAGCGATGACGACCAGGTCTTTGTCGACTTCACGCCGAGGAACCCCTGCCAGCCCCAGCGGTCGGGCCTCCAGCAGGGCGGTTGGAGGAAAGGCCCGTCTGCCTCCTCGTTGGAGGATCGTGTCCCTCACAGGCAGAGTCCCGACTCTTCCtcgaatgaggaggaggaggaggacaaaggGGGCTCCGGGAGAGGGAACGCAAGCGGGGCACCGGGCGCAGCAGCCCACAGCTGGCGGACGGCGATGAGCGCCAGGTCGGGATCCGGGAGCTCCGACGAAGAGATCGGCAGCCTGGCCACACGCATCAAGCAAAGGATGCTCCTCTCTTCCGAAAAGAGTGGCCTCCGCACCCCGGGCACCTCTG GAGAGAGGCCTTCCCCCGCACACCCCTGCCCATCCGTGAAGAGGGAGCAGCCCCGGCCTCTTGGGCCCTGCCCATCGACGCCGCCGGCCGGGCCCCCCCAGGGCAGGGTGCTTGCCAACATCACCCAGCGGCACAGGACGCCACCCGCCAG GGGGGGCTCCTGCCGGGTGCAAGGCTGCTTCTTGCAGGAGCTGTCTGACCCAGAGACCCAGCACTGCAAGCGGTTCCGGAGTCTGAAGGAGGAGCTGGCGCGAAGCCTCTATGCCTTATACAACACCTCCGTCTTTGAGCAAAAG TTGCCAGAGAGTATGGAGATCCTCTGGAACAAGAAGATGCGGAAAACGGCCGGGTGCTGCGTGACGGGCCGGCGGAAGGGCCCCCCAGAGCAGCGCTATGCGCGGATCATGCTCTCCGAGAAAGTCTGTGACTCTGCAG ACCGCCTGAGGGACACGTTGATCCACGAACTCTGCCACGCAGCCACGTGGCTCCTCCACGGCGTTCGGGACGGGCACGGCCGGTTCTGGAGCCTGTATGCCAAGAAGGCGGCCACGGTCCACCCGGAGCTCCCTGTGGTGGAGCGGTGCCACAACTACGAGATCAACTACAAGTTCACTTACGAATGCTCTCGATGTGGGAACAC GATCGGCCGCCATTCCAAGTCCTTGGACACGCAGCGCTTTGTCTGCGCCCTGTGCCGGGGCCCGCTCGCGCTGTGCCAGCCCACGAGGAAAGACGGCACGCCGGCCGCAAGGGCGCTGACTCCGTTTGCAAAGTTCGTGAAGGAGAACTACGGCTCGGCAAAGCGCTCACAGCAGGGACTCAGCCACGCGGACGTCATGAAGAAGCTCAGTGCGGACTTTGCCTCCTCCCGGGAGCGTGCGCTCAACTTTTGA
- the LOC134294808 gene encoding germ cell nuclear acidic protein-like isoform X2, protein MPWKKRAPRSVSLPPPLTFSDSDDDQVFVDFTPRNPCQPQRSGLQQGGWRKGPSASSLEDRVPHRQSPDSSSNEEEEEDKGGSGRGNASGAPGAAAHSWRTAMSARSGSGSSDEEIGSLATRIKQRMLLSSEKSGLRTPGTSGERPSPAHPCPSVKREQPRPLGPCPSTPPAGPPQGRVLANITQRHRTPPARGGSCRVQGCFLQELSDPETQHCKRFRSLKEELARSLYALYNTSVFEQKLPESMEILWNKKMRKTAGCCVTGRRKGPPEQRYARIMLSEKVCDSADRLRDTLIHELCHAATWLLHGVRDGHGRFWSLYAKKAATVHPELPVVERCHNYEINYKFTYECSRCGNTIGRHSKSLDTQRFVCALCRGPLALCQPTRKDGTPAARALTPFAKFVKENYGSAKRSQQGLSHADVMKKLSADFASSRERALNF, encoded by the exons ATGCcctggaagaagagggccccTCGCTCCGTGTCGCTCCCGCCTCCGCTCACCTTCAGCGACAGCGATGACGACCAGGTCTTTGTCGACTTCACGCCGAGGAACCCCTGCCAGCCCCAGCGGTCGGGCCTCCAGCAGGGCGGTTGGAGGAAAGGCCCGTCTGCCTCCTCGTTGGAGGATCGTGTCCCTCACAGGCAGAGTCCCGACTCTTCCtcgaatgaggaggaggaggaggacaaaggGGGCTCCGGGAGAGGGAACGCAAGCGGGGCACCGGGCGCAGCAGCCCACAGCTGGCGGACGGCGATGAGCGCCAGGTCGGGATCCGGGAGCTCCGACGAAGAGATCGGCAGCCTGGCCACACGCATCAAGCAAAGGATGCTCCTCTCTTCCGAAAAGAGTGGCCTCCGCACCCCGGGCACCTCTG GAGAGAGGCCTTCCCCCGCACACCCCTGCCCATCCGTGAAGAGGGAGCAGCCCCGGCCTCTTGGGCCCTGCCCATCGACGCCGCCGGCCGGGCCCCCCCAGGGCAGGGTGCTTGCCAACATCACCCAGCGGCACAGGACGCCACCCGCCAG GGGGGGCTCCTGCCGGGTGCAAGGCTGCTTCTTGCAGGAGCTGTCTGACCCAGAGACCCAGCACTGCAAGCGGTTCCGGAGTCTGAAGGAGGAGCTGGCGCGAAGCCTCTATGCCTTATACAACACCTCCGTCTTTGAGCAAAAG TTGCCAGAGAGTATGGAGATCCTCTGGAACAAGAAGATGCGGAAAACGGCCGGGTGCTGCGTGACGGGCCGGCGGAAGGGCCCCCCAGAGCAGCGCTATGCGCGGATCATGCTCTCCGAGAAAGTCTGTGACTCTGCAG ACCGCCTGAGGGACACGTTGATCCACGAACTCTGCCACGCAGCCACGTGGCTCCTCCACGGCGTTCGGGACGGGCACGGCCGGTTCTGGAGCCTGTATGCCAAGAAGGCGGCCACGGTCCACCCGGAGCTCCCTGTGGTGGAGCGGTGCCACAACTACGAGATCAACTACAAGTTCACTTACGAATGCTCTCGATGTGGGAACAC GATCGGCCGCCATTCCAAGTCCTTGGACACGCAGCGCTTTGTCTGCGCCCTGTGCCGGGGCCCGCTCGCGCTGTGCCAGCCCACGAGGAAAGACGGCACGCCGGCCGCAAGGGCGCTGACTCCGTTTGCAAAGTTCGTGAAGGAGAACTACGGCTCGGCAAAGCGCTCACAGCAGGGACTCAGCCACGCGGACGTCATGAAGAAGCTCAGTGCGGACTTTGCCTCCTCCCGGGAGCGTGCGCTCAACTTTTGA